From Pseudomonas sp. G2-4:
CCCGTCGGGAATGGCACATGCTCGACCCGGATGTCCTGCATTGGCTGATGCAGAGCAGCCCGCAGAACGAGTTCTTCAATCTGCTGACCAGCGTGCGCAGCATTATCGAGCCGGCCGCCGCAGCCCTCGCCGCCCAGTTCGCCGACGAGACCGACATCGCCGCCATCCGCGAAGCCTACCAACGCATGGAAGCGGCACCGACCCCTGAGGCCGTGCTGCAACCGGACCTGGACTTCCACAGCCGAATCGCCGACGCCACCCACAACGACCTGCTCGCCAACCTGTCCAACATGTTGTCGGTCGCCATCGCCGAAGCGCTCAAGCATTCCAACCAGCGGCCCAACCTGCATGAACTGGCGATGCCACGGCACAAGGCGATCCTCACCGCCATCGAGAACCGCGATGCCCTCGGTGCACGCCATGCCACCCTGGTGCAACTGGACGATGCCCGCAGTGCGCTGAACGTGGTGTTGGGCGCCGATCCTTCCTGATCGCTAGCCCGGCCCATCCGGGGCCAGGCTCACACTTCAGCCGCCGTGGCGGTATCTATATACCGCCCGCACAAGCCCAGAGGTCGATACTTTTCCGGCGTCATTTCCAACGACCCCATGAAAAGGATTTCTCATGACCTCGCCCTCTCCGGCTGACAGCCCTTCTGCGCTTGCACAGAACGTCAGTTTGCAATTTTCCAGTCGCCCGACCTTTGAGCAGTTCGCGCAACGCATGCTTGAACAAGCCATCCAGGAACAGTACCCCACGCTGACCTTTGATCTCTCCAAGATCCAATTGGCGACTCCAGACGTCGCCACTCGTGCCTGGAGAGTCCAACCCTTCATGTCCCGCGTCCTCGACTACCTGGCTCTGGGCACAACTGTGGATTTCCGGGATGCGGGCGGGCTCTCCTGCTTTCTTTCCGAAAAAATGCCCCACCCCCTCAGGTCAGCCGAAGGCAGGCTGGACATGAAGGTCATTGAAAAATGCCTGTTTGAACTGCGCTGGAGCGTGCCCATTGGCCTGGAGGATGCGCTGACCCGCTACTGGAACAGCGAAGTCGACCCCGGCACTCAAGCCGAAAAGCCAAGCGGTGTGAGTCGCTGGCGCTGGCTCAGCGATGTGCTCAAGAACCAATTGCAAGCCCGTGGGCTGCAACAGCCAGACCTCACCGATGGGGCGCGCGAGGCCCTGGACCAGATCGTCCGCTGGCCGGACCGTGACCAGCGTTTTCGCAGTAAAAACCAGTCGCCCGTCCATGCCTATAGCCTGGAGACCAGGCTGACCCAAGGCAGCTCGAGCACCGTGCTGATCGCCAGCGAGATCCTCCTGACCCATGCCACAAAAGACGCCACCGCCTACCTGCTTTGCGGCCCCGCCGGCACCGTGCAGCCCTTTGCATCCCTGGAGGCGTTTACACGTCATTGGGGCGAACGGATTGCCAGCCGCTACGCCACCGACACCGTCACCTGCCAGCGCAATGAGATCGATGGCAACGTCTTCGACACCCAGGCAGCCCTGATACTGGAGCAGCAATTGGCCGACCTGAAGGCCGTGCAACTGCCCTCCCGGATCGGCCTGCAAGACCTGAAGTCACTTTACGAAGAACTGAGCGACCCGGCCCGTTATCTGCTGGACGGCCCTCGCCTCACCCCTGAAACCTCGGCGCGACTCGAACCGCTGCTGCCCGACTGGTTGAAAAAGGCCTCCATCGTCGATCAAACGACCTTCCAGCACTACAGCCTGGCCCTCGCCAGCGCCAAGAAACGCAATCAGGGCCGGACCTATCTCAGCGACATCAAGGACATCAAGGCCTTTGCCGCCGACGCCCTGCTCCAGCAATTGCAGCAAACCAACGCCAGCCAGCCGGCCAGGGTCAACGCCAGCCATTACCAGCCCGACGATGTGCAACTGACGTTCGCCGTGGCCGCCGGTTACCCCGGGACCACCGGGATCATCGAACAAACAACGATGAGCCTGACCGAACTGGCCATCAACAACCTCGTTGCCCGCCCCAGCGGTAACCTGACGCTCGCCCATCGCCTGGGCCTGAAGCTTCCCGCGTGGCTGACGCCGGACTTCATCACTCGCAAGGGCGGGTTGATCGAACAGGTCGACATAGGCACGACCTACCCCCGTTATCTGCAGCAACACCTGTTGGACGATGGGCCCCAAGCCCGGGAACGTGAACGGATGTTCGCCGAACAGATCCCGGCGCAACTGCCGCTGGAAGCGCTGAAGCAGATGCTCAACAACGAAAACGGCGTGACCCGCCCAGGCCTGCGCTTGATTGAGGCCCTGCTCAAGCCCGATCCCGACAATCAACGGGTTCGCGACCGGCAGGTGGTCATTCGGCACCTGGCTCTGCTGCGCAAACCCGAGGCCCGTCCCGACACCGTGACCAACATGTTCATCATCGAGCCGCAGGACAGCCGAACCGGCCCGCACCTGCTGTATCGCCCCCTCTACGCGCCGTCGCTGCAAGAATTCCCCACGCGCGAGGCGCTGCTGCAAGCCATCGTCACCCCCGGAGATCTGCAGAACAGCATCCTGACCTGGATGCCGGCTGCCGCGCGCCCGATCTATGCCAATGGCGGTTTCCTGGAACCTCACATCGTGCGTTTTTTCCAGGGCGACGAGTTCAGCGCTCCAGCCAAACCCGCCCCGGCGACACTCGCCCTCGACAGCGTCGACGACGAGTTGCAGCAATTCCTGCGCAACGGCGAGCTGATGCAATACCTCTACGGCAGCAACGCCCGAGCCCTGGTCAGCCAGGCCGACCGGGCGTCGGTTTCCAACAGCGAAAGTCGCTGGGCCGTTTTGCTCCAAGGTTCCAGCCTGTTGTTCAACACGCTGCTGATGCCCCTGTTGCGCGGGCCGGCTATGGCCGCCGTCTGGCTGTGGAGCCTGATGGCCAGCGCCAGCCACGATATTCCGGCCCTGAGCAGCGAAGACGCGGTGACACGCGAACTCGCCGCAGTCGATCTACTGCTCAACCTCGCCATGCTGGCGGGCCAGCTGCCATCTACCCGCGCAGCCTTGGCGCACCCCCTGCCCGAAGCCCTCAAGGAGCAGGCGATGCGTCCACCGGCGCCGCGCGCCGTCCCTGAGCGGTGGCCCTTGCTGGGTCCGCCCGTCATTCTGGAGGGGGCCGTTGGCCTACCCGGGGAACCCTCGAAAGCCGCCGATATGAACCTGGATTTCAGTTTCGCCAGCGCCCGTCACAACCTGACGGCACAGCAGCGCGCCCGTCTCAGGAACTTGCAGGTGCCTCGCCCGGCAAGGCTTCCTGGGCCGGTCACCTATGGCCCGTACACCGGCTTGTATGTCATCGATAACAAGTGGCACGCCCTGGTGGAGGACAAGCTGTATCGAGTCAGCCCGGAAGCGGACGGCAGCGCGACGATGATCGACCCCCTCGCCCCCCGTGATCCGGCGCGCAATGGCCCGGTGTTGCAAGCGGACACTGAAGGCAACTGGTCCATCGACCTGCGCCTGCGGCTGCGCGGAGGTATGCCACCTAAACGCTTGAAGGAAATGCGCCGCCACAGGGCTCAACGAGGGTTCGAACTGAGCGAGGCATTGAGAAACTACCATGCACAGGAAGCCAGCCAGCAAAAAGCCCTGGACATCGCCCAGGAAGTCATGAGCAGAACCCAGGAAGGCGCATTTACCGAGGAGCAACGGGCGGTCAAGCGCGCACAGTTTTATAAGCTGCTCCAGGAACAGACTGACAGTTATTTAAAGTTGCTGGACAACGTCACCGAATATGCCCGCCTGGACATGACATTACCGCCGCAGATCATTCGCGCTTTGATGGAGAACGTGGTCAACAACGCCCGAAAGGCTTTCCTGATCTCCGAGTTTGACCTGACGGCGCTGGATGCCGCTTACAGCCAATTCACCCAAGATGCAGAGGAGTTGCAGGCGGCTGTCGCGCAGAATGTCCAAGGCTACTTCAAGTACCTCGATGCATTGAGTGACATCAACGATCGCTCGATCCACTGGCTGGAACTCAGGGACCGTTACCTGGACGCGCTATTGAACCTGGATGCCGCAGGCGCGCAGGTGTTCGAGCGTCTGACCAAGGACCGGCCATTGGACGAAAGAACGGCACTGGCCACCAAGACCCTGCAACTGCCCACACTGGCGGCGCTGGTGTTCAAGGATCGCGATTCCGACCTTCCCGAGAACCTGCACAGCATCACCAAGTCATTGATGGAACAGGCGCGCTCCCAATCCGACCTGGGTACCTACGAACTGACCCCACCGGAACGGCTTGCGGTCCTGGAAAGCCTGACCGAACACTATGGCGCGGCGCTCGATGCCATGCAGGGCATCAAGGCCTTCAATGCCAGCGACATTGACACCTCTTACTTCGGCAGGTTGTTCAGGCTGGTGGAAAGTCTGTATGAGGACGCCTCCAGGAAACTCGCCACCGAACTCAAACCGGAACCGCAACCGCGCAAACGCCCGCCAAAGCGTAGCAAGACGTCTTCCGGACGCCCGCAGAAAAAGGTGATCAAGACCCGCAAGGGTGGCGTCCTGATTGGTGACCTGAAACCGGCCGGCACCCGCTTGCCAATTGAGGTTGTCGAACTGCGCTCCGAAGTCGGCGACAAATTGCTGGCCACGTATTCGCAACATGACGAAGTCTGGGACGTCGTCGAAGTACAACGACCGGCCCCAGCGCCTCGCACAAGGTCGGTCAAAGCGATCAAGGCCGATGCACGGAAACTGCTCGATCAATTGGAAACCAGTCTGTTGAACGCCGAGCGCTATAAAACCCAATGCCGCTTCCCTCAGGAAATCGAGGAAATCATGGGCAATGAGGCCAGTCGCTATCGCAAACTCTCCGAAGAACTCGAAAGAGCCTTCACGGCGTCGAATACTCCGCGCACCGCCGCCGATCAGAAGCTGACCGAACAGCTGTCAACCGCCGTTTCGCGCCTGACCACCCGGGGCAGCGAACTGCGCACCGAATTGAGTCTGCAACTGCCCCCCACCGACAGTAACCTTCGCTACCTGTTCGAGAAGAACCTGATACAAGTCGCAATGCTCGGCGAACGCAAAGCCTTGAAAGGCGAGCGCAAGGATTTCCTCCAGGAGTACGCCATCAATGACCGGGACGGTTGGCCCCTCTGGTACGCGCACTTCCATTACGAAGCGGCGGACACGCCAAAAGCTGACTTTAGCGTCGCGCACTTGAAAACCAAGGAACAGCGCAAGGAGCACTACCATTCAATGCTGGCCAAGGCTAAAAGCCCTTACGCAGTGGTGAATGTGCATCGAGGACAGATCGGCAGGCCGCTGGCACAAAGCAAGTTCTTGCCGTTGGCGCCTTGATTACCTAGAACAGCGCCACCCGTGGCGAGGGAGCTTGCTCCCGCTGGGCTGCGCAGCAGCCCCAAAAAGATTGGATGCGATCAGCCAGTTACACCGAGGTGCCTGGCTTGGGGGCTGCTGCGCAGCCCAGCGGGAGCAAGCTCCCTCGCCACATAAATCCGGGTTGGCCGCTTTTTGTGGTGAGGGGATTTAGCGAAACGTCGCACCGCCCCGCTGGGCTGCGTAGCAGCCCCAAAAGGTTGGATACGATCAGCCAGTTATACCGAGGTGCCTGGTTCTGGGGCGGCTGCGCAGCCCAGCGGGAGCAAGCTCCCTCGCCACGGGTCATTCCAAGCTGCTTGAGCTGCAGCGTTGCCATTCAGCAGCAGTCAGTGCGCAAACAACGAATTGCCCTTCTTCCCCGCCATTTTCTCAGGCTTGATCAGGAAGCGTGCCAGCGCCGGCAGCAGCCAGAGCGCGCCGAACATGTTCCACAGCAACATGAACGTCAGCATCAACCCCATGTCCGCCTGGAACTTGATGGCCGAGAAGATCCAGGTGCAGACACCGATGGCCAGGCACAGGCCAGTGAACAGCACGGCCTTGCCGGTGGACTTCAGTGTCTGGTAATACGCCTCCTGCAATGGCAATCCGGCCCGCAGGAAGCTTTCCAGGCGACTGTAGATGTAGATGCCGTAGTCCACGCCAATCCCGACACCCAGCGCCACCACCGGCAAGGTCGCGACCTTCACGCCAATGCCCATGAACGCCATCAGGGCGTTGCCCAGCACCGAGGTCAGCACTAGCGGCAGCACGATGCACAACGTCGCCGCCCAGGAACGGAAGGTGATCATGCACATGGTCGCCACGCAGATGTACACCAGGATCAGGATGGTCAGCTCCGACTCCTTGATCACTTCGTTGGTGGCCGCCTCGATGCCGGCGTTACCGGCGGCAAGGATGAATTCCAAGCCATCGCGGTTATTTTCCTTGGCAAAGTCCTGCACCGCCTTCACCGCACGGTCCAGGGTCTCCGCCTTGTGGTCATTGAGGAACACCAGCACCGGTGCCAGGGAGCAGCTGTTGTTGTACAGGCCATCGGCCCGGGCAATGGAGTTGTTCAGCACGTCAGGGTTGCGCGACAGGGTTTCCCATTTCAGGTTGCCCTCGTTCATGCCCTTGATCATCTGCTTGGATACGGTCACCAGGGAAATCGCCGACTGCACGCCCTCGGTGTTCTGCATCTTCCACATCAATTCATCAATGGGTGCCATGGCTTCATAACGCGAGCAGCCTTCGGTCTTGGTCTTGACCATCACCACCAGCACATCGGAGCTGGTGGAATAGTTGCTGATGATGAAGTTGTTGTCCTGGTTGTAGCGCGAGTCCGGACGCAGTTCCGGCGCACCCTGATCCAAATCGCCGATCTTCAGGTTCTGGCTGTACCAGAGGCCGCCGCCGAAGGCGATCAGGGCCAGGGCAATGGACACCGGCGCGACTTTGGCGCTGGCGAAATTCGACAG
This genomic window contains:
- a CDS encoding FadR/GntR family transcriptional regulator, with amino-acid sequence MDYRKPSDRKSMHARIVQELGMQIVSGRFKPDDKLPAEALLCEEYAVSRPVLREATRVLVAKGLVYSRPRVGTVVKARREWHMLDPDVLHWLMQSSPQNEFFNLLTSVRSIIEPAAAALAAQFADETDIAAIREAYQRMEAAPTPEAVLQPDLDFHSRIADATHNDLLANLSNMLSVAIAEALKHSNQRPNLHELAMPRHKAILTAIENRDALGARHATLVQLDDARSALNVVLGADPS